Proteins encoded within one genomic window of Bradyrhizobium sp. 186:
- a CDS encoding ABC transporter ATP-binding protein, whose protein sequence is MQPAAHLRLVSDRAAGDASGITLSGVSKTYRTRDGDVPSLRPLDFHINDGEFFVVVGPSGCGKSTLLKLISGLLPPTAGEILVEGEKVTKPHGNVGIVFQSALLLPWRNILANVMLPIDMKRLPRQEYLDRAKALLKLVGLEGFEKKLPWQLSGGMQQRASICRALVHDPRIMLMDEPFGALDALTRERMNVELMRIQRETKKTVLLITHSIPEAVFLADRVLVMTERPGAIAAIYDVPLPRPRSLDVMADPVFTELVQRIRKHFFSQGSLD, encoded by the coding sequence ATGCAGCCGGCCGCGCATCTGAGACTGGTGAGCGACCGGGCCGCTGGCGATGCGTCGGGCATCACACTGTCCGGCGTGTCGAAGACCTATCGGACGCGCGACGGCGACGTGCCGTCGCTGCGGCCGCTCGACTTCCACATCAACGACGGCGAGTTCTTCGTCGTGGTCGGCCCGTCCGGCTGCGGCAAGTCCACGCTGCTCAAGCTGATCTCCGGACTGTTGCCGCCGACGGCCGGCGAGATCCTGGTCGAGGGCGAGAAGGTGACGAAGCCGCACGGCAATGTCGGCATCGTCTTCCAGAGCGCGCTGCTGCTGCCATGGCGCAACATTCTCGCCAACGTGATGCTGCCGATCGACATGAAGCGGCTGCCGCGGCAAGAATATCTCGACCGAGCCAAGGCGCTTTTGAAGCTGGTGGGGCTGGAAGGCTTTGAGAAGAAGCTGCCCTGGCAGCTTTCCGGCGGCATGCAGCAGCGCGCCTCGATCTGCCGCGCGCTGGTTCATGATCCCAGGATCATGCTGATGGACGAGCCGTTCGGCGCACTCGACGCGCTGACGCGCGAGCGCATGAATGTCGAGCTGATGCGGATCCAGCGTGAGACGAAGAAGACCGTGCTGTTGATCACGCACTCGATCCCCGAGGCGGTGTTCCTTGCCGACCGCGTGCTGGTCATGACCGAACGGCCCGGTGCGATTGCCGCGATCTACGACGTGCCGCTGCCGCGCCCGCGCTCGCTCGACGTGATGGCCGACCCGGTCTTCACCGAGCTCGTGCAGCGCATCCGCAAGCACTTCTTCTCGCAGGGTTCATTGGACTAG
- a CDS encoding ABC transporter substrate-binding protein has translation MKRWIGAVSAALMVFAIAPAQAADKVVLMLNWYVYGEHAPFYYGKAKGIYAAEGIDLEIQEGRGSAATTQAVAAKTAAFGYVDVPTMMRAAIKGAPVIATGVLLQTSPMSAMGFADKNIRKPEDIKGKTVAITPADSMTQIWPLFLKKTGLKESEFQTVAGDGQTKLNAVINGQADLLLGYVMDQSMKIKDATGKDVYPIKFADYGINMVSSGIIANSDYVKANADLVRRFMSATTKAVEAAEKEPKAAAQSILDANPKGGKIDTLTQGFELTIPLYRTADTKSKRPFQVTDQNMTDSVNLMVEYGGLDAKAKDKPKAFYTNDYLPKSGS, from the coding sequence ATGAAGCGGTGGATAGGAGCCGTCTCGGCGGCGCTGATGGTGTTCGCGATCGCGCCGGCGCAGGCGGCCGACAAGGTCGTGCTGATGCTCAACTGGTACGTCTACGGCGAGCATGCGCCGTTCTATTATGGCAAGGCCAAGGGCATCTACGCGGCCGAGGGCATCGACCTCGAGATCCAGGAAGGCCGCGGCTCCGCTGCGACCACGCAGGCCGTTGCCGCCAAGACCGCCGCCTTCGGCTATGTCGACGTTCCCACCATGATGCGCGCTGCGATCAAGGGCGCGCCTGTGATTGCGACCGGCGTGCTGCTCCAGACCAGCCCGATGTCAGCCATGGGTTTTGCCGACAAGAACATCAGGAAGCCCGAGGACATCAAGGGCAAGACGGTGGCGATCACGCCTGCGGACTCCATGACCCAGATCTGGCCGCTGTTCCTGAAGAAGACCGGCCTGAAGGAGAGCGAGTTCCAGACCGTGGCCGGCGATGGCCAGACCAAGCTCAACGCCGTCATCAACGGCCAGGCTGATCTGTTGCTCGGCTACGTCATGGACCAGTCGATGAAGATCAAGGACGCCACCGGCAAGGACGTCTATCCGATCAAGTTCGCCGACTACGGCATTAACATGGTCTCCTCGGGCATTATCGCCAACTCCGATTATGTGAAGGCCAACGCCGACCTCGTCCGCCGCTTCATGTCGGCGACGACGAAGGCCGTCGAGGCGGCCGAGAAGGAGCCGAAGGCGGCGGCGCAGTCGATCCTCGATGCCAACCCGAAGGGCGGCAAGATCGATACCCTGACGCAGGGCTTTGAGCTGACCATTCCGCTCTACCGGACCGCGGATACCAAAAGCAAGCGGCCGTTCCAGGTCACCGACCAGAACATGACCGACAGCGTCAATCTGATGGTCGAATATGGCGGGCTCGACGCCAAGGCCAAGGACAAACCGAAAGCCTTCTACACCAACGACTACCTGCCGAAGAGCGGCTCGTGA